From a single Asticcacaulis sp. MM231 genomic region:
- a CDS encoding group 1 truncated hemoglobin, translating to MKYLSLAKCLSLAVAAALLSAPALAQEIPAGPPGAATAPVISDGKLFAEFGGHDGLVRLMDDFMVILLADPRTKDFFVAVDQRRVKAELVSQVCQITGGGCTYTGKDMKVAHAKLGIHKEDFMALVEDLQLAMNRNDIPFTAQNKLLAALAPQHRDMVVQ from the coding sequence TGGCCAAATGCCTGTCTCTGGCTGTCGCGGCCGCCCTTCTCAGCGCGCCCGCCCTGGCCCAGGAAATTCCCGCAGGGCCGCCTGGCGCCGCCACCGCGCCGGTTATCTCCGACGGCAAGCTCTTTGCCGAATTTGGCGGTCATGACGGTCTGGTCAGACTGATGGACGACTTCATGGTCATCCTGCTGGCCGATCCGCGCACCAAGGACTTCTTCGTCGCGGTCGATCAGAGGCGCGTGAAGGCCGAACTGGTGTCGCAAGTCTGCCAGATCACAGGCGGCGGCTGCACCTATACCGGCAAGGACATGAAGGTGGCCCATGCCAAGCTCGGCATCCACAAGGAAGACTTCATGGCGCTGGTCGAAGACCTGCAACTGGCCATGAACCGGAACGATATTCCCTTCACAGCGCAGAACAAGCTGCTGGCGGCCCTGGCGCCTCAGCACCGCGATATGGTGGTGCAGTAA